From a single Loigolactobacillus coryniformis subsp. coryniformis KCTC 3167 = DSM 20001 genomic region:
- the menB gene encoding 1,4-dihydroxy-2-naphthoyl-CoA synthase: protein MTSVTWQNVKDYSEIIFERANKIAKITMNRPKKLNAFTPVTIQEMIEAFTICRDDASIGVIILTGAGDKAFSSGGDQGIRGNGGYVGPDKIARLNVLDLQHLIRIIPKPVIAMVKGWSVGGGNILQLICDLTIAADNAQFGQTGPKVGSFDAGYGSGYLARVIGHKRAKEVWFLNHFYSAEEAYQMNWINKVAPLAEVESVTLDWCNEILTKSPTALRFIKAAMNADTDGLAGLQQFAGDATMLFYTTDEGKEGRDAFNEKRKPDFDQFPKFP from the coding sequence AAAACGTCAAAGACTACTCAGAAATTATTTTTGAACGGGCCAATAAAATCGCAAAAATTACGATGAACCGTCCCAAAAAGTTGAACGCATTTACGCCAGTAACGATCCAAGAAATGATCGAGGCCTTCACGATCTGCCGTGATGATGCAAGTATTGGCGTGATTATTTTAACGGGTGCCGGTGACAAAGCCTTTTCTTCTGGCGGTGATCAAGGTATTCGCGGTAATGGTGGCTATGTGGGTCCCGATAAAATTGCCCGCCTCAATGTATTAGATCTGCAACATTTGATTCGGATCATCCCTAAGCCGGTTATCGCAATGGTCAAAGGTTGGTCAGTCGGTGGTGGCAATATTCTCCAGCTGATCTGTGACTTGACGATCGCCGCTGATAACGCGCAATTCGGTCAAACCGGGCCTAAAGTCGGTAGTTTTGACGCCGGCTACGGTTCTGGCTATTTAGCCCGCGTGATCGGCCATAAGCGCGCTAAAGAAGTTTGGTTCTTGAATCATTTTTACAGCGCTGAAGAAGCCTACCAAATGAATTGGATCAACAAAGTTGCCCCATTAGCTGAAGTTGAATCAGTTACTTTAGATTGGTGTAATGAGATTTTGACTAAATCACCGACCGCCTTACGTTTCATCAAAGCCGCAATGAACGCAGACACAGATGGTTTAGCTGGATTACAACAATTCGCTGGCGATGCCACAATGCTATTTTACACCACCGACGAAGGTAAGGAAGGTCGGGATGCCTTCAATGAGAAGCGCAAACCTGATTTCGATCAGTTCCCGAAGTTCCCTTAA
- a CDS encoding IS256 family transposase: MDQFTKDLTKTLLSNGDVKELFRQQLETAINHILQAELTALLGYDPYDRCGFNSGNSRNGQYYRLIDSEYGKLKIAVPRDRKGHFHNHLLPAYSHRQDALETTIIQLYSKGVTTREITDLIEKMYGAYYSPTTVSNITAQVTKQIEAFHQRTIKANYVCLFLDATYLPLRRDSVQREAVYIALGITSVGIKEVLDYRIAPSENAGVWSEMAEDLKKRGLEQVQLIIADGMVGLQPALLHAFPKAKFQRCLVHVMRNIGSHVRLKDREAILNDFKELHSATDVTAAHKILNDFYGAWGKSYSNLIQQLKSIENELLAFLSFPPAIRPTIYSTNILESLNKRIKRKTKPKEQFPNEKSLDNFIGVQVISYNEKYFNRSHRGFGQVKDTLESLFD; the protein is encoded by the coding sequence ATGGACCAGTTTACCAAAGATTTAACCAAAACTCTATTATCAAATGGCGATGTTAAAGAACTTTTTCGTCAACAACTCGAAACGGCTATTAATCACATCTTGCAAGCTGAACTAACAGCTTTGCTTGGTTATGATCCTTATGACCGCTGCGGCTTTAATTCGGGCAATTCTCGCAATGGCCAGTATTATCGCTTAATTGACTCTGAATATGGTAAGTTGAAGATTGCTGTGCCGCGTGACCGTAAGGGCCATTTTCATAACCACCTGCTTCCAGCCTATTCTCATCGTCAGGACGCTTTAGAAACAACAATCATTCAGCTTTATTCCAAGGGCGTTACGACCCGTGAAATTACAGATTTGATTGAAAAAATGTATGGCGCTTATTATTCACCTACTACTGTTTCTAATATCACTGCTCAGGTAACAAAACAGATTGAAGCTTTTCATCAACGAACTATTAAGGCAAACTATGTTTGTCTTTTCTTAGATGCAACTTACTTACCTTTGCGCCGCGATTCAGTTCAAAGAGAAGCGGTCTATATTGCTTTAGGTATTACATCTGTCGGCATCAAAGAAGTTCTTGATTATCGAATCGCTCCAAGTGAAAATGCAGGAGTTTGGTCAGAAATGGCAGAAGATCTTAAAAAACGTGGATTAGAACAAGTCCAGTTGATCATTGCAGATGGAATGGTTGGTCTGCAGCCAGCATTATTGCACGCTTTCCCGAAAGCCAAATTTCAAAGATGCCTAGTACATGTTATGCGTAATATTGGTTCGCATGTGCGTTTAAAAGATCGTGAGGCGATCTTAAATGACTTTAAAGAGTTGCATTCAGCGACCGATGTAACTGCAGCACACAAGATCTTAAATGATTTTTATGGTGCATGGGGGAAATCGTATTCCAATCTGATCCAGCAACTTAAATCCATTGAAAATGAACTATTAGCTTTCCTGAGTTTTCCCCCGGCCATTCGACCAACAATTTATTCAACCAATATCTTAGAATCACTGAACAAAAGAATCAAACGCAAGACCAAACCAAAGGAACAATTTCCAAACGAAAAATCTTTAGACAATTTTATCGGAGTTCAAGTCATAAGCTATAACGAAAAGTACTTCAATCGTAGCCATCGCGGATTTGGTCAAGTCAAAGACACGTTAGAATCACTTTTCGATTAA
- the clpL gene encoding ATP-dependent protease ClpL yields the protein MANFYENDPFFNNDMDDVFNQLFRRMDNQNSERARYLVNGKSLTPDEFAQYRATGKLPQNNKTIEVSKDGKQAFKKGGILEKLGTNLTEQARDGLLDPVIGRENEIQETAEILSRRTKNNPILVGDAGVGKTAVVEGLAQAIVAGKVPETIQDKEIYSIDLSSLEAGTQYRGSFEENIKQLVKEVKAAGNIILFFDEIHQIIGTGATGGEDGGKGLADIIKPALSRGELTVIGATTQDEYRNTILKNAALARRFNDVVINEPTAADTLRILQGVKKLYEKHHHVVLPDDVLKAAVDYSIQYIPQRTLPDKAIDLIDMTAAHLAAKNSQTDVETLDQRVKKLEAAKEAAVKSEDFKKAADIKKSIEETKQKIKETDQKEKITATIDDVAQSVERLTGIPVSDMGANDIEHLKNLDKRLKSKVIGQDEAVEMVAKAIRRNRAGFSEGDQPIGSFLFVGPTGVGKTELAKQLALDMFGNENAIIRLDMSEYADRTAVSKLIGTSAGYVGYEDNANTLTERVRRNPYSIVLLDEIEKADPQVLTLLLQVMDDGRLTDGQGNVISFKNTIIIATSNAGFGNEALSGDKQRDQSLMDKLAPFFRPEFLNRFNGIVEFSHLTKQDLSQIVDLMLADVQKTLAKKSIKLEVTKAAKDWLMEQGYDEAMGARPLRRVIEQQIRDKVTDFYLDHLDVKNLKADLVDGEIVISAA from the coding sequence ATGGCGAATTTCTACGAAAATGATCCTTTTTTCAACAATGATATGGATGATGTTTTCAATCAATTATTTCGGCGCATGGATAATCAAAATTCGGAGCGTGCACGGTACTTAGTTAATGGAAAATCGTTGACACCAGATGAGTTTGCTCAATACCGAGCAACTGGTAAGCTACCCCAAAATAATAAAACAATAGAAGTATCTAAAGATGGTAAACAGGCTTTTAAAAAAGGAGGGATTTTAGAAAAGTTAGGGACTAATTTGACGGAACAGGCTCGTGATGGATTACTAGATCCAGTGATTGGACGTGAGAATGAGATTCAAGAAACTGCAGAAATTTTGAGTCGTAGAACGAAAAATAATCCAATCTTAGTTGGTGATGCCGGTGTAGGTAAAACTGCAGTCGTCGAAGGTCTGGCACAAGCAATTGTGGCTGGTAAAGTTCCAGAAACGATTCAAGATAAAGAAATCTATTCGATTGATTTATCGTCTTTGGAAGCAGGAACTCAATATCGCGGTTCTTTTGAAGAGAATATTAAACAGCTGGTAAAGGAAGTTAAAGCAGCTGGTAATATTATTCTATTCTTCGATGAAATTCATCAGATTATCGGCACGGGTGCCACTGGTGGTGAAGACGGTGGCAAGGGATTGGCAGATATCATTAAACCTGCTTTGTCACGTGGCGAGCTGACTGTAATCGGGGCTACGACTCAAGATGAATATCGCAATACTATTTTGAAAAATGCGGCTTTGGCACGGCGATTCAATGATGTTGTGATTAATGAACCGACGGCCGCTGACACTTTACGTATATTACAAGGTGTTAAAAAGCTGTACGAAAAGCATCATCATGTTGTATTACCAGATGATGTTTTGAAGGCGGCTGTGGATTATTCAATCCAATATATACCACAACGCACTTTGCCAGATAAAGCTATCGATTTGATCGACATGACTGCGGCTCATTTAGCGGCTAAAAATTCGCAAACTGATGTTGAGACATTGGATCAACGCGTTAAAAAATTAGAGGCAGCTAAGGAGGCCGCCGTTAAATCGGAGGACTTTAAAAAAGCCGCTGATATCAAGAAGTCGATCGAGGAAACCAAGCAAAAAATTAAAGAAACGGATCAAAAAGAAAAAATCACTGCCACGATTGATGATGTGGCACAATCGGTTGAACGTTTAACTGGTATACCAGTTTCTGATATGGGCGCTAATGATATTGAGCATTTGAAAAATCTTGATAAGCGTCTGAAAAGTAAGGTAATCGGTCAAGATGAAGCGGTTGAAATGGTAGCAAAAGCAATTCGGCGTAACCGTGCGGGCTTTTCAGAGGGTGATCAGCCGATTGGAAGTTTTCTGTTTGTGGGCCCAACTGGCGTAGGAAAGACTGAATTAGCTAAGCAATTAGCCTTAGATATGTTTGGAAATGAAAATGCGATTATTCGGCTAGATATGAGTGAATATGCTGATCGTACAGCTGTGTCGAAATTAATTGGTACCTCGGCTGGATACGTAGGCTATGAAGATAATGCTAATACTCTAACTGAACGGGTTCGGCGTAATCCATATTCCATTGTATTATTAGATGAAATTGAAAAGGCTGATCCACAAGTATTAACGTTACTATTACAAGTGATGGATGATGGGCGCTTAACGGATGGACAAGGCAATGTCATTAGTTTCAAAAATACGATTATTATTGCTACTTCTAATGCTGGCTTTGGTAATGAAGCATTAAGTGGTGACAAGCAACGAGATCAGTCATTAATGGATAAGTTAGCACCATTTTTCCGCCCAGAATTTCTGAACCGTTTTAATGGAATCGTGGAATTTTCACATCTGACTAAGCAAGACTTAAGTCAAATTGTCGATTTGATGTTGGCGGATGTACAAAAAACGTTAGCCAAAAAATCCATCAAACTTGAGGTAACTAAAGCGGCCAAAGATTGGCTGATGGAACAAGGCTATGATGAAGCAATGGGTGCGCGGCCATTACGGCGAGTAATTGAACAACAAATTCGTGATAAGGTAACGGATTTCTACCTTGACCACTTAGATGTCAAAAACTTGAAGGCTGATTTAGTGGATGGTGAGATTGTGATATCGGCAGCTTAG
- a CDS encoding glucosaminidase domain-containing protein, producing the protein MTQKNLKIAQRAATVALSSILLSSTILAAVPPLVHATATTSTEQTTTKNAAQLAAQQDVLADKASGTSSDPAGDATYQADYQAEFTRGSQEVAQGKAAADSDVTSQKTQNTSKPAGSSVYYAHGYDTEFVAATATFKTGVTAGQAAGYAQKPSQPDAQLGNIYAAGYAVGYAQGKAQQSAEASTAASQAAAASQAAAKPATSTAASGANSTNSQATTKPAASQAKPATSSQAQQPTASQATSAATTNAAKPAAASKVNAATESSTATAAIAVTPVLQPAPAPGDNNGFSNNVTNSDDGWLYTTGTPVASHEEFIKLFAKDAQKIAQTKGLYASVMIAQAALESSWGTSTLSLAPNYNLFGVKGSFDGQSALMATQEDNGFGQLYTIKSSFKRYHNYKDSLTDYADLLRDGPGLASNYYAGAWKQNAKDYQAATKALTGRYATDTKYNLKLNQIIATYHLTKYDQAPTTQSTTASAKQVDFTATLKQKPQLKQVLHGYFLTNNHPAYLITKTNLLRTPIIWHL; encoded by the coding sequence ATGACTCAGAAAAATTTAAAAATCGCACAGCGGGCGGCGACGGTAGCCTTATCTAGCATTCTTTTAAGCTCGACGATTTTGGCAGCGGTTCCGCCACTAGTTCATGCGACAGCAACGACTAGTACCGAACAGACGACCACTAAAAATGCCGCACAATTAGCTGCGCAGCAAGATGTTTTAGCCGATAAGGCCAGTGGCACCAGCAGTGATCCAGCCGGTGATGCGACATATCAAGCTGACTATCAAGCAGAGTTTACTCGTGGCAGTCAAGAAGTCGCACAAGGAAAAGCAGCGGCCGATTCTGATGTAACAAGTCAGAAGACGCAAAATACGAGCAAACCAGCAGGTAGTAGTGTTTATTACGCACATGGTTATGATACAGAATTTGTAGCGGCTACTGCGACCTTTAAAACTGGTGTTACCGCTGGTCAAGCGGCTGGCTATGCACAAAAGCCTAGTCAGCCAGACGCACAATTAGGCAATATTTATGCGGCTGGTTATGCGGTCGGTTACGCACAAGGAAAAGCACAACAGTCGGCTGAAGCCAGTACGGCTGCCAGTCAAGCTGCTGCGGCGAGTCAAGCAGCAGCTAAACCGGCAACGAGTACCGCAGCCAGTGGTGCAAATAGCACAAATAGCCAAGCCACAACTAAACCGGCAGCGAGTCAGGCTAAGCCAGCTACAAGTAGTCAGGCACAGCAACCAACTGCTAGCCAGGCGACGAGTGCAGCGACTACCAATGCGGCTAAGCCAGCCGCTGCATCCAAAGTCAATGCCGCAACTGAATCTAGTACAGCTACTGCGGCCATTGCAGTGACACCAGTTTTACAGCCAGCTCCAGCACCCGGTGACAATAACGGATTTAGCAATAATGTGACGAACAGTGATGATGGTTGGCTTTATACCACCGGAACGCCAGTGGCTTCGCACGAAGAATTCATCAAGCTTTTTGCTAAGGACGCCCAGAAAATTGCACAAACTAAGGGCTTATACGCATCAGTTATGATTGCGCAGGCTGCATTAGAAAGTAGCTGGGGGACTAGTACATTATCGCTGGCGCCTAATTATAATTTATTTGGGGTCAAGGGCAGCTTTGACGGGCAGAGTGCCTTAATGGCGACGCAAGAAGATAATGGTTTTGGTCAACTATATACGATCAAATCAAGCTTCAAGCGCTACCATAATTATAAAGATTCATTGACTGATTATGCTGATTTGCTCCGCGACGGTCCTGGTTTAGCATCTAATTATTATGCAGGTGCGTGGAAACAAAACGCTAAGGATTACCAAGCAGCAACCAAGGCTTTAACTGGTCGCTACGCTACAGATACTAAATATAATTTGAAGTTGAATCAAATTATTGCCACTTATCATTTAACCAAATACGATCAAGCACCAACGACGCAATCAACGACCGCCAGTGCTAAACAAGTTGATTTCACAGCAACATTGAAGCAAAAGCCACAATTAAAACAAGTTTTACATGGGTATTTTCTTACGAATAACCACCCCGCTTATTTGATCACGAAGACCAATTTGTTGCGGACGCCAATTATTTGGCATTTATAA
- a CDS encoding o-succinylbenzoate--CoA ligase yields the protein MENWLSKRARLSPQRCAVRTKHEKLTFAELQQQVLQQAGRIKQLQPTGRIAILTDNTLPGYLTILALQQLGFTPVLLNQRLSVDELSQQLTDAAVTLCLAADQLVRPLPVKVVSFSQLAQQAPLPIIPPVEFEPAAVASIMFTSGTSGHAKGVLQTYSNHFYSAIGSVLNLGLTAADSWLCCVPLFHISGLSIMLRGLIYGMTVVLVDHFDAPLINHLLCTQPITTISVVPYMLQKLLQTLPTDQYYQAAFRCMLLGGGPIDRATLNECQQRQIPVIQSYGMTETASQIVALDFANAARKLGSAGQPLFPVQIKIATDQHILVKTPTLAAGYLNQPAAFNRQLHDGWFDTDDIGYLDDEGFLFVQGRSGDMINSGGENIFPGEIEAVYQQHPAVKQIVVAGHADATWGSVPLAYLQLKTPISAAELRDYGRNHLAHYKVPHAFYLVTDFPRTGNGKLKRRALTPDSGTLLK from the coding sequence ATGGAAAATTGGTTAAGTAAGCGCGCACGGCTGTCACCGCAACGCTGTGCCGTGCGGACCAAACACGAAAAGTTGACCTTTGCTGAATTGCAGCAACAAGTTCTACAACAAGCTGGCCGGATCAAACAATTGCAGCCAACGGGGCGCATCGCCATTTTAACTGATAACACGCTACCTGGTTATTTGACCATTTTAGCGTTGCAGCAATTGGGTTTTACCCCTGTTTTGCTCAATCAGCGACTGAGCGTTGACGAGTTAAGTCAGCAATTAACTGACGCTGCAGTCACTCTTTGTTTGGCCGCCGATCAATTGGTGCGGCCACTGCCAGTTAAAGTGGTCAGCTTTAGTCAGTTAGCCCAGCAGGCTCCCTTGCCCATAATCCCGCCAGTTGAATTCGAACCAGCGGCAGTGGCGAGCATTATGTTTACTTCTGGTACTTCAGGCCACGCAAAAGGCGTGCTGCAAACTTACAGCAATCATTTTTATTCGGCAATCGGTTCGGTTCTAAATCTCGGCTTGACTGCCGCCGATAGTTGGTTATGTTGTGTGCCGCTATTTCATATCAGTGGCTTATCGATCATGTTACGCGGCTTGATCTACGGCATGACCGTTGTATTGGTCGATCATTTTGATGCCCCGCTGATCAACCACCTACTCTGCACACAGCCGATCACAACGATTTCAGTCGTCCCGTACATGCTACAAAAATTACTGCAGACGCTGCCAACAGACCAATATTATCAGGCTGCGTTCCGCTGTATGCTCCTCGGCGGCGGCCCGATCGATCGGGCGACACTGAATGAGTGTCAACAACGACAGATTCCTGTGATTCAGTCATATGGCATGACCGAAACTGCCTCGCAGATCGTGGCGCTAGATTTCGCTAACGCCGCTCGTAAATTAGGCTCGGCTGGGCAACCACTGTTCCCTGTTCAAATTAAGATCGCCACTGATCAACATATTTTGGTTAAAACACCAACCCTGGCCGCCGGCTACTTAAATCAGCCAGCAGCATTTAACCGCCAACTACATGACGGTTGGTTTGACACCGACGATATTGGCTATCTGGATGACGAAGGCTTCCTGTTTGTCCAAGGTCGTAGCGGCGATATGATCAATTCTGGCGGCGAAAATATTTTTCCTGGTGAGATCGAAGCTGTTTATCAGCAGCACCCAGCGGTCAAGCAGATCGTTGTTGCCGGTCATGCTGATGCCACTTGGGGCAGCGTTCCATTAGCCTATCTTCAGTTAAAAACACCGATCAGTGCAGCGGAGCTACGCGATTATGGCCGCAATCATTTAGCGCATTACAAAGTTCCCCATGCTTTTTATTTGGTCACTGATTTTCCGCGTACTGGTAATGGCAAGTTAAAGCGGCGCGCATTAACGCCGGACAGTGGGACTTTACTAAAATAA
- a CDS encoding IS30-like element ISLpl1 family transposase, with product MSSITYSERIKIETFCELGLSNIQMGVRLNRSPSTISYELSRCQPYQAELAQTDAEYKRSRCGRKTKLSDELKQKILNHLRLSWSPGMIAHEFKLATKSIYNWLNQGRIDFSLNDLPEHGVRQRRNVDQRSKYNQSLGRSIEQRPMMINQRNRIGDFELDTVVGPRGHSKAVLLTLIDRKSRFLWAYRLKDRTTATVNEALTKFLTTFNGPVHSFTVDRGTEFSGLVSLESQYGIKTYYCHAYTPAERGSNERFNRNLRYFYPKGTRFEHISAQDLTTTLLQINQRPLKILDWQTPYQVMLTNLSKNSD from the coding sequence TTGTCTAGTATAACCTATTCCGAACGAATTAAAATCGAAACCTTTTGTGAACTAGGGCTGTCCAATATCCAAATGGGCGTTCGGCTGAACCGATCACCGTCAACAATTTCTTATGAATTATCTCGATGTCAACCTTATCAGGCTGAATTAGCACAAACAGATGCCGAATACAAGCGATCACGATGTGGTCGGAAAACTAAGCTGAGCGATGAGTTAAAGCAAAAAATTCTCAACCATTTACGTCTAAGCTGGTCACCAGGAATGATTGCTCACGAATTTAAACTAGCTACTAAATCTATTTATAATTGGCTAAATCAGGGGAGAATTGATTTCTCCTTGAATGATCTACCTGAACATGGCGTACGCCAACGGCGTAACGTTGACCAACGATCCAAATATAATCAATCTTTGGGGCGATCAATTGAACAGCGTCCCATGATGATTAATCAACGTAATCGCATCGGCGATTTTGAACTAGATACCGTCGTTGGTCCTCGTGGGCATAGTAAGGCAGTTTTATTAACTTTAATCGATCGCAAATCACGGTTCCTTTGGGCATACCGGTTAAAAGATCGGACGACAGCGACTGTTAATGAAGCACTAACTAAGTTCCTAACCACTTTTAATGGTCCGGTGCACAGCTTTACTGTGGACCGTGGCACTGAGTTTAGTGGGCTAGTATCACTTGAATCACAATATGGTATTAAGACCTATTACTGCCATGCTTATACGCCAGCTGAACGTGGTAGTAATGAACGCTTTAATCGGAATTTACGTTATTTTTATCCTAAAGGGACTCGTTTTGAGCACATTAGTGCTCAAGATTTAACGACGACGTTACTCCAAATTAACCAGCGACCGCTTAAAATACTCGACTGGCAAACACCGTATCAGGTTATGCTGACAAATTTGTCCAAAAATTCGGATTAA
- a CDS encoding histidine phosphatase family protein, giving the protein MTEFYIVRHGQTQANTQDIKQGTINTPATYLNDTGKAQAQTLHDNFDLSFADRMIASPLERTKQTAAILNSGYDLPLSYDQRLIEISYGRWDGQTNAQLRKTYPELFNPITGEVYPDYAIPAKGEEFNAVETRVRAFTEEMTQRYPKEKIVIVSHGFTVRSFAVNAVQPQDPMSMPEPENTSVTKIICAPGTLQQYLIYYNRRY; this is encoded by the coding sequence ATGACTGAATTTTACATTGTGCGTCATGGACAGACGCAGGCAAATACACAAGATATTAAACAAGGTACGATCAATACGCCAGCAACTTATTTGAACGATACCGGTAAGGCACAAGCACAAACGCTGCATGATAATTTTGATTTAAGTTTTGCTGATCGAATGATTGCCAGTCCATTAGAGCGCACCAAACAGACGGCCGCAATTCTGAATAGCGGGTACGATCTACCATTAAGCTACGATCAGCGGTTGATTGAAATTTCTTATGGCCGCTGGGATGGTCAGACGAATGCCCAGCTGCGCAAAACTTATCCGGAATTATTTAATCCGATCACTGGTGAAGTTTATCCAGATTATGCCATTCCAGCTAAAGGTGAAGAATTTAATGCGGTTGAAACACGGGTGCGTGCATTTACTGAAGAGATGACCCAGCGTTATCCGAAAGAAAAAATCGTGATCGTTTCGCATGGTTTTACGGTACGCAGTTTTGCGGTCAATGCAGTACAGCCGCAAGATCCGATGAGTATGCCAGAGCCAGAGAATACCAGTGTAACCAAAATAATCTGTGCACCAGGGACCTTACAACAATATTTGATTTACTATAATCGACGTTATTAG